One stretch of Bradyrhizobium manausense DNA includes these proteins:
- a CDS encoding tetratricopeptide repeat protein: MRRLILTLSCCLMGAVLAGCDATVREAAIVAPVDAGGPDPVQEPTDVKYYPSDEPVRMGLEQYNRGNYGLSQRYFKDAVEKSPKDLTAWTGLAASYDRLRRFDLADQAYAQAIRLGGESVQILNDQGYSYMLRGNLSAARRKFEKAYSLDPGNPVIANNLELLNGSRRFIERPPNNQP; encoded by the coding sequence ATGCGTCGTCTCATCCTGACGCTGAGCTGTTGCCTGATGGGAGCAGTCCTCGCCGGCTGCGATGCCACGGTTCGCGAGGCCGCGATCGTTGCGCCCGTGGACGCCGGCGGTCCGGACCCCGTTCAGGAGCCGACCGACGTCAAATACTATCCCTCCGACGAGCCGGTGCGGATGGGACTCGAACAATACAATCGCGGCAATTACGGACTCTCGCAGCGCTACTTCAAGGACGCCGTCGAGAAGTCGCCGAAGGACCTGACCGCGTGGACCGGCTTGGCGGCAAGCTATGACCGTTTGCGCCGCTTCGATCTGGCCGACCAGGCCTATGCCCAGGCGATCCGTCTCGGCGGCGAGAGCGTGCAGATCCTGAACGATCAGGGCTACTCCTACATGCTGCGCGGCAATCTGAGCGCGGCACGGCGTAAGTTCGAGAAGGCCTATTCACTCGACCCGGGCAATCCGGTCATCGCCAACAATCTCGAGCTCCTCAACGGCAGCCGGAGATTCATCGAGCGGCCTCCGAACAATCAGCCGTAG
- a CDS encoding sterol desaturase family protein, with protein MDELFGFSKFLLTLLIFVPVERLFAARSQKIFRRGLLTDLVFQFVNGWLVLAGVVVIVAVAIVVNQSVLPTAVKHAIDALPFFVQVILVVLIGDIGVYWTHRILHAVPAMWHIHAVHHAVEELDWLAAVHQHPLDVIFMKAGSVFPLFVLGFSSEAIGTYFLIYYWQAYLVHANVHLNYGPLRYLLVSPEFHHWHHSSELEARDKNFAGMFSFYDLLFGTVYLPKGQRPKTFGVDNAMPSNYLLLLAYPFVAWASRQKHCSKAHEE; from the coding sequence ATGGACGAGCTATTTGGATTTAGCAAATTCCTGCTGACGCTCTTGATCTTCGTTCCGGTCGAGCGGCTATTTGCTGCGAGGTCTCAAAAAATCTTCAGACGCGGTTTGCTAACCGATCTGGTCTTCCAGTTCGTCAACGGGTGGCTGGTTCTGGCTGGCGTGGTCGTTATCGTCGCCGTAGCCATTGTAGTCAATCAGTCGGTGCTTCCCACGGCGGTGAAGCACGCGATCGATGCTCTTCCTTTTTTTGTGCAAGTCATCCTCGTGGTTTTGATTGGTGACATCGGAGTCTACTGGACTCACCGAATCCTGCATGCCGTGCCTGCCATGTGGCACATCCATGCCGTTCATCACGCTGTCGAAGAGCTGGATTGGCTCGCTGCGGTTCATCAGCATCCGCTCGACGTGATATTCATGAAAGCGGGCTCGGTGTTTCCGCTGTTCGTGCTCGGCTTTTCCTCGGAAGCGATTGGGACTTACTTCCTCATTTACTATTGGCAGGCCTATCTCGTTCATGCCAACGTCCACTTGAACTATGGCCCGCTACGATACCTTCTGGTATCGCCCGAATTTCATCACTGGCACCACAGCTCCGAGCTGGAAGCTAGAGACAAGAATTTCGCGGGCATGTTCTCATTCTACGATCTTCTCTTTGGAACTGTATACCTTCCCAAGGGACAGAGGCCGAAGACATTTGGCGTCGATAATGCAATGCCCTCAAACTATCTGCTTCTGCTGGCTTACCCATTTGTCGCATGGGCATCGAGACAAAAACATTGCTCGAAAGCACATGAGGAATGA
- a CDS encoding sterol desaturase family protein, whose translation MSGEIARTAFYLALLLGAIYGSRWIENRWPIADVPHSEFRDDWLAVIVSVGLSSLLAPLAAIIAGTIARYTGLGWIHLPTEGYWWYASLACVVLALDLYKYTFHRLQHAIPFLWSMHSFHHSANAVTFITGARHYWLERVLADAFLPILAILFRIPPDMAIATGFIFFIPDACAHLNVRIPLGRFVTWINNPQWHRIHHSVLMEHRDKNFAAFFPFWDFLFGTACVPKPDEYPATGLVPAERVDIINSVIWPLRHLRHREARTEIE comes from the coding sequence ATGTCGGGTGAGATCGCGCGTACCGCTTTTTACCTGGCCCTGCTTTTGGGAGCCATCTACGGCAGTAGGTGGATTGAAAACCGATGGCCTATCGCGGACGTTCCCCACTCAGAGTTTCGGGATGACTGGCTTGCGGTCATCGTGAGCGTCGGTTTGTCCAGCCTGCTCGCTCCGCTCGCAGCAATCATTGCAGGTACCATTGCGCGTTATACCGGGCTTGGCTGGATACACTTACCGACGGAAGGCTATTGGTGGTACGCCTCTCTCGCGTGCGTCGTGCTTGCGCTGGATCTCTACAAATACACATTCCATCGTCTCCAACACGCCATCCCGTTCCTTTGGTCGATGCATTCGTTCCATCACAGCGCGAACGCGGTCACGTTCATCACCGGCGCCCGGCATTATTGGCTTGAGAGAGTGCTGGCTGACGCATTTCTTCCAATTCTGGCGATCTTGTTTCGGATCCCGCCGGATATGGCCATCGCCACGGGCTTTATCTTCTTCATTCCCGACGCCTGTGCGCATCTGAACGTGCGCATTCCGCTCGGTCGATTTGTGACATGGATCAACAACCCGCAATGGCATCGCATCCATCACTCGGTTCTCATGGAGCATCGGGACAAGAATTTTGCCGCCTTCTTTCCCTTCTGGGACTTTCTGTTCGGCACGGCGTGCGTTCCAAAACCGGACGAGTATCCGGCAACGGGCCTTGTGCCCGCCGAACGCGTGGACATCATCAACAGCGTGATCTGGCCACTTCGACACCTGCGGCATCGAGAGGCCAGGACCGAAATTGAATAG
- a CDS encoding DUF5658 family protein — MQVWIYTDTSKSVGDPQHLRVFATKLDAQMWFQKNALQGVAFAYQTTVAPCDKRSSAPKVEANLIKTLLVLSVLLLGIADLFTTNVILNLGLHELNPFMHFAQTWLGVWWLVPKLTLTYFMMWLLWRSNNPYNIAIVVAFCSTPVWNNLVIIAGAH; from the coding sequence ATGCAAGTCTGGATCTATACAGACACGAGCAAGAGCGTTGGTGATCCGCAGCATCTGAGGGTCTTTGCCACGAAGCTGGACGCACAAATGTGGTTTCAGAAAAATGCTCTCCAGGGCGTCGCTTTCGCTTATCAAACCACGGTGGCGCCATGCGACAAGCGATCTTCAGCGCCGAAGGTCGAGGCAAATCTGATCAAGACGCTCCTGGTTCTTTCCGTCTTGCTACTGGGGATCGCCGATCTTTTCACGACAAACGTGATTCTGAATCTCGGCCTTCACGAATTAAACCCGTTTATGCACTTTGCTCAAACGTGGCTCGGAGTGTGGTGGCTTGTCCCCAAATTGACCCTGACCTATTTCATGATGTGGCTGCTTTGGCGAAGCAACAACCCTTACAATATCGCGATCGTCGTGGCGTTTTGCAGTACGCCAGTATGGAACAACCTGGTGATTATCGCGGGTGCGCACTGA